In Spiroplasma litorale, a single genomic region encodes these proteins:
- a CDS encoding M50 family metallopeptidase, with protein MSAGMIILGIIVGIFTLLIIITIHELGHFIVAKISKAYVYEFSIGFGPKIFSIKTKETWVTFRAIPLGGYCSIASDKVEPPKGRENEIVPDERKLDYIARWKKMFFILAGPFINLLLAIFLFSIIFAAVQHKKNDMTFFGSIYDQEKVAAKAIKDAEGNINYVGQEFVIWGFKLTSKERNDENPIFDNICKNKDQSNCENSINYKENDKAVNYKKTVYNFIDNLKKIEDNDTDVKIEFSYKEVNKYHGYAISEIKYTNKFSIEKGETVGISPPTRLYENAGAAYGAGWIEAFDSSVTFLKAIGNLFIGNFGGLAGPVGVAKQTAQVLNSAEDYFLFAAAISANLFIFNLLFFPPLDGYRLIENFLEMILKRELSLKYKIIANTIGFVVFLLLIIIVTVKDIIG; from the coding sequence ATGAGTGCAGGAATGATAATTTTAGGTATAATTGTTGGTATTTTTACATTACTTATAATTATTACAATACATGAACTAGGTCATTTTATTGTTGCCAAAATTTCAAAAGCTTATGTATATGAATTTTCAATTGGGTTTGGTCCTAAAATTTTTTCAATTAAAACTAAAGAAACATGAGTTACATTTAGAGCTATTCCTCTTGGTGGTTATTGTTCAATTGCATCAGATAAAGTTGAACCTCCAAAAGGTAGAGAAAACGAAATTGTACCTGATGAACGAAAATTAGATTACATTGCAAGATGAAAAAAAATGTTTTTTATATTAGCTGGACCTTTTATAAATTTATTATTAGCAATATTTCTTTTTTCAATTATTTTTGCTGCTGTTCAGCATAAAAAAAATGATATGACTTTTTTTGGATCTATATATGACCAAGAAAAAGTTGCTGCAAAAGCAATAAAAGATGCAGAAGGCAATATTAATTATGTAGGTCAAGAATTTGTAATCTGAGGATTTAAATTAACATCTAAAGAAAGAAATGATGAAAATCCTATTTTTGATAATATATGTAAAAATAAAGATCAAAGTAATTGTGAAAATTCAATCAATTATAAAGAAAATGATAAAGCTGTAAATTACAAAAAAACAGTATATAACTTTATCGACAATTTAAAAAAAATTGAAGATAATGATACAGATGTCAAAATAGAATTTTCTTATAAAGAAGTAAACAAGTACCATGGGTATGCAATATCAGAAATTAAATATACAAATAAATTTAGTATTGAAAAAGGAGAAACAGTTGGTATATCACCTCCAACAAGATTATATGAAAATGCAGGGGCAGCATATGGAGCTGGATGAATAGAGGCATTTGACTCTTCGGTAACTTTTTTAAAAGCAATCGGAAATTTATTCATTGGAAATTTTGGTGGATTAGCTGGGCCTGTTGGTGTGGCGAAACAAACCGCACAAGTTCTTAACTCAGCTGAGGATTATTTTTTATTTGCAGCTGCAATTTCTGCAAACTTATTTATATTTAATTTATTATTTTTCCCGCCTCTAGATGGTTATAGATTGATTGAAAACTTTTTAGAAATGATTCTTAAAAGAGAATTGTCTTTAAAATATAAAATAATTGCAAATACGATTGGATTTGTTGTGTTCCTGTTATTAATAATTATTGTTACGGTAAAAGATATAATTGGTTAG
- a CDS encoding LSm family protein, with amino-acid sequence MNLKNIIQENKKLIVSEIESCGLKLYEINFTKEFDSNVIQILVENMDSSKLNVEFDNLISANEKLSTLLDKIDSTDEKYLLEVSSAGAERKIKNEDTLKLSMGKYLYLKLKEPIDGLDDFNATLIDAIDNYTFSVNIKGRIKKIKLKWDQIEFIRFAIKF; translated from the coding sequence ATGAATTTAAAAAATATAATACAGGAAAATAAAAAACTAATAGTTAGCGAAATTGAGAGTTGCGGTTTAAAGTTATATGAAATTAACTTTACAAAAGAGTTTGATTCTAATGTTATTCAAATATTAGTTGAAAATATGGATTCAAGCAAACTAAATGTTGAATTTGATAATTTAATTTCTGCAAATGAAAAATTATCAACTCTTTTAGATAAAATTGATAGTACAGATGAAAAATATCTTTTAGAAGTTTCTAGTGCAGGAGCTGAAAGAAAGATTAAAAATGAAGATACATTGAAATTATCAATGGGTAAATATTTGTATTTAAAATTGAAAGAACCAATTGATGGATTGGATGATTTTAATGCAACACTAATTGATGCAATAGATAATTATACATTTAGCGTTAATATTAAAGGAAGAATTAAAAAAATAAAATTAAAATGAGATCAAATCGAATTTATTAGATTTGCAATCAAATTTTAA
- a CDS encoding PolC-type DNA polymerase III, with translation MDLITFFNKYNISFENKELLILNKCILDRKIVVNTKDKFIKITLLSDYFLETSFLNSLENKIDSISDYIIKFCIKVKNQNYNKNLIWEYISYIKENKAEVKGGVISSIDFDSISYIENENKIVFNVSSFMEKEVILKHIDYYDLKLKKYGFNNLAFDIKVFNNHFEILEKIKDEYSDENVINNKIFTKQTKKTFTPKYKTNSSILDSSSYKCLNDLEENAQNVTIHGKVISKEIRKSKSNRNIYSLSITDKTSSINCVFFQKNEEPTFFDSLNENTKKFLDNFKDDLIEVNDWVSFNGNYSYSTYDKSYIFYINKYKKIDSKDCKRADKSTQKRVELHTHTKMSVMDGVSSVKDYLKAAKDYGWNAIAITDHLNVQCFPDAFNALNEINKKESENKLKLIYGSELSMLNEDFWIVKNAKNQNLRKAKFVVFDLETTGLSPEFDEIIEFGANVYDYEAGTSKRYDILIKPTIKISNFTTELTNITNEMLSNKNPIEVEFLNILKIIENGILIAHNANFDFNFLQSWSNKLGHGELNNTIIDTLTLARVMKPDLKNHRLGTVAKAFGIIYDEKNAHRADYDAEVLTNVYEHMWNDAKKNVAIDFDVDWNKFTPDNIFVNEHYKRIKGQHINILAKNQEGLKDLYKIISFSHVKNFLGSPKIFKSILKEYKNKNNILVGSGCQNGEVFDILRTGTNEMLVEAIKFYDYIEIQPISVYKKLLQTKDLEVDRLKSIIIKIIEEAKKQNKLVVATSDAHYVNPEDKIIRDIYINTKGLGGAYHPLYDFKQRVNDNPDQHLRTTDEMLKEFDWLDKNLAFEIVVTNTNKIANLIEEDIKPLKSGLYTPKIENVDKLLTEECYKNAKEMYGEEIPEIVKERLDKELASIIKHGFAVVYWISHLLVNKSNKDGYLVGSRGSVGSSLVATMSNITEVNPLKAHYICKKCKYSNFDVDNKYKCGFDLPKKLCPKCGCELFGEGHDIPFETFLGFDGDKIPDIDLNFSGEYQGVAHNFVKELFGENNVFRAGTISTVAEKTAYGYVLGHLEKNNVAQESVRRAEVNRLALLSTGVKRTTGQHPGGIIILPKEFEIEDFTPVNYPADDDSSDWLTTHFDFHSIHDNLLKMDVLGHVDPTALKMLKDLTGVDPINIPTNDDKVYALFANLSSLNLKSEDINGETTGALGLPEFGTQFVRAMLKETQPKTFADLVQISGLSHGTDVYIGNAQNLIKNNIATISTVIGCRDDIMVYLMNMGIDASNSFKIMEDVRKGKGLKQEYISLMKSNNVPEWYIDSCQKIKYMFPKAHATAYVLMAYRVAWYKVYYPEEYYATWFSTRADFFDIETALSGKEEVLKKIKEIKFKQNNKEVVSAKESGLLPIYEVILEMFSRGINFKNIDFNISNATTFKIVIDEEENKKYIYPSFNVIDSLGETVANSIVNARNDRQIVTLEDLKRRTQVTQTQIEIFKKLNILNSLRNDDQLSFDF, from the coding sequence GTGGATTTAATAACTTTTTTTAATAAATACAATATTAGTTTTGAAAATAAAGAATTATTAATATTAAATAAATGCATTCTTGATAGAAAAATTGTTGTTAATACAAAAGATAAGTTTATCAAAATTACTTTATTAAGTGATTATTTTTTAGAAACATCATTTTTAAATAGTTTAGAAAACAAAATTGATTCTATTAGTGACTATATAATAAAGTTTTGCATTAAAGTTAAAAATCAAAATTACAATAAAAATCTTATTTGAGAATACATTTCGTATATTAAAGAAAATAAAGCAGAAGTCAAGGGTGGGGTTATAAGCTCGATAGATTTTGACTCAATAAGTTATATTGAAAACGAAAACAAAATTGTTTTTAATGTATCTAGTTTTATGGAAAAAGAAGTAATTTTAAAACATATAGATTACTATGATTTAAAGTTAAAAAAATATGGTTTTAACAATTTGGCATTTGATATAAAAGTTTTTAATAATCATTTTGAAATATTAGAAAAAATTAAAGATGAATATAGTGATGAAAATGTTATAAATAATAAAATATTCACAAAACAAACAAAAAAAACATTTACTCCAAAATATAAAACTAACTCTTCAATATTAGATTCATCAAGCTATAAGTGCTTAAATGATTTAGAAGAAAATGCTCAAAATGTTACAATTCATGGAAAAGTTATTTCAAAAGAAATTAGAAAATCAAAATCAAATAGAAATATTTATTCTCTTTCAATAACTGATAAAACCTCATCAATTAATTGTGTTTTTTTTCAAAAAAATGAAGAACCAACTTTTTTTGACTCTTTAAATGAAAATACTAAGAAATTCCTAGATAATTTTAAGGACGATTTAATAGAAGTTAATGATTGAGTTTCGTTTAATGGTAATTATAGTTATTCAACATATGATAAAAGTTATATTTTCTATATAAATAAGTATAAGAAAATTGATTCTAAGGATTGCAAAAGAGCAGATAAATCAACTCAAAAAAGAGTTGAATTACATACACACACTAAAATGTCTGTAATGGACGGTGTTAGCAGTGTTAAAGATTATTTAAAGGCTGCTAAGGATTATGGGTGAAATGCAATTGCAATAACAGATCATTTAAATGTTCAATGTTTTCCAGATGCTTTTAATGCGCTTAATGAAATAAATAAAAAAGAATCTGAAAATAAATTAAAACTTATATATGGAAGCGAACTATCTATGTTGAATGAGGACTTCTGAATAGTTAAAAACGCTAAAAATCAAAATTTGAGAAAAGCAAAATTTGTAGTTTTTGACTTAGAAACAACTGGTCTTTCACCAGAGTTTGATGAAATAATTGAATTTGGTGCAAATGTTTATGATTATGAAGCTGGAACATCAAAAAGATACGATATTTTGATTAAACCAACTATAAAAATAAGTAATTTTACAACTGAATTAACTAACATTACAAATGAAATGTTGTCAAATAAAAATCCAATAGAAGTTGAGTTTTTAAACATTTTAAAAATAATTGAAAATGGTATTTTAATTGCACATAATGCAAATTTTGACTTTAATTTTTTACAATCTTGATCAAACAAATTAGGTCACGGAGAATTAAATAATACTATTATTGATACTTTGACGCTTGCAAGAGTAATGAAACCAGATTTGAAAAATCATAGACTTGGTACTGTTGCAAAAGCTTTTGGCATAATATATGATGAAAAAAATGCCCATAGGGCTGATTATGATGCAGAGGTTTTAACAAATGTTTATGAACATATGTGAAATGATGCTAAAAAAAATGTAGCAATTGATTTTGATGTTGATTGAAATAAATTTACACCCGATAATATTTTTGTAAATGAACATTATAAAAGGATTAAGGGTCAACACATTAACATACTGGCAAAAAATCAAGAAGGACTAAAAGATTTATATAAAATAATATCTTTTTCACATGTCAAAAACTTTTTAGGTAGTCCTAAAATTTTTAAATCTATTTTAAAAGAGTATAAAAATAAAAATAATATTTTAGTAGGTTCAGGTTGTCAAAATGGGGAAGTTTTTGATATTTTACGAACAGGAACGAATGAAATGCTTGTTGAAGCAATTAAGTTCTACGATTATATTGAAATACAACCAATTAGTGTTTATAAAAAACTTTTGCAAACAAAGGATCTGGAAGTAGATAGGTTAAAATCAATTATTATAAAAATTATAGAAGAAGCTAAAAAACAAAATAAACTTGTTGTAGCTACTAGTGATGCTCATTACGTTAACCCTGAGGATAAAATTATAAGAGATATTTATATTAATACAAAAGGCCTTGGGGGAGCTTATCACCCCTTATATGACTTTAAACAAAGAGTTAATGATAATCCTGATCAACATCTAAGAACAACCGATGAAATGTTAAAAGAATTTGATTGGTTAGATAAAAACCTTGCATTTGAAATCGTTGTAACTAATACAAACAAAATTGCTAATTTAATTGAAGAAGATATAAAACCATTAAAATCAGGATTATATACTCCAAAAATAGAAAATGTTGATAAATTATTAACAGAAGAATGTTATAAAAATGCAAAAGAAATGTATGGAGAAGAAATACCTGAAATTGTTAAAGAAAGGCTAGACAAAGAACTTGCTTCAATAATTAAACATGGTTTTGCCGTTGTTTATTGGATTAGTCATTTATTAGTAAATAAATCAAATAAAGATGGTTATTTAGTTGGTAGTAGAGGATCTGTTGGTAGTTCATTGGTTGCAACAATGTCAAATATTACAGAAGTAAATCCTTTAAAAGCACATTATATTTGTAAAAAATGTAAATATTCAAACTTTGATGTAGATAATAAATATAAATGTGGATTTGATCTGCCAAAAAAACTTTGTCCAAAATGCGGATGTGAACTTTTTGGAGAAGGTCATGATATACCATTTGAAACGTTTTTAGGTTTTGATGGGGATAAAATACCTGACATTGACCTTAATTTCTCGGGAGAATATCAAGGAGTTGCTCATAATTTTGTTAAAGAGCTCTTTGGTGAAAATAATGTTTTTAGAGCTGGAACTATATCAACTGTTGCAGAAAAAACTGCTTATGGTTATGTTTTGGGGCACTTAGAAAAAAATAATGTTGCTCAAGAGTCTGTTAGAAGAGCTGAAGTTAATAGACTTGCTTTGCTTTCGACAGGTGTTAAAAGAACAACAGGACAACATCCTGGTGGAATTATAATACTTCCCAAAGAATTTGAAATAGAAGATTTTACACCAGTTAATTATCCTGCTGATGACGATTCAAGTGATTGATTGACAACACATTTTGATTTTCACTCAATCCATGATAACTTATTAAAAATGGACGTTTTAGGACATGTAGACCCTACAGCGCTTAAAATGTTAAAAGATCTAACAGGTGTTGACCCAATTAATATACCAACCAATGATGATAAAGTTTATGCACTGTTTGCAAACTTGAGTTCATTGAATTTAAAATCTGAGGATATTAATGGCGAAACCACGGGTGCACTTGGTTTACCTGAGTTTGGAACACAATTTGTTAGAGCAATGTTAAAAGAAACACAACCAAAAACATTTGCCGATTTAGTCCAAATTTCTGGATTAAGCCACGGAACTGATGTTTATATTGGAAATGCTCAAAATTTAATTAAAAATAATATCGCAACAATTTCAACTGTTATTGGTTGTAGGGACGATATAATGGTTTATTTAATGAATATGGGAATCGACGCTTCTAACTCATTTAAAATTATGGAAGATGTTAGAAAAGGAAAAGGATTAAAACAAGAATACATATCTTTAATGAAATCAAACAATGTACCTGAATGATATATTGATAGTTGCCAAAAAATAAAATATATGTTCCCTAAAGCTCATGCGACCGCTTATGTTTTAATGGCTTATAGGGTAGCTTGGTATAAAGTTTATTATCCTGAAGAATACTATGCTACTTGATTTTCAACCCGAGCAGATTTCTTTGACATTGAAACAGCATTAAGTGGAAAAGAAGAAGTTTTGAAAAAAATAAAAGAAATAAAATTTAAACAAAATAATAAAGAAGTTGTTTCTGCAAAAGAATCTGGTTTATTGCCTATATATGAAGTTATATTGGAAATGTTTTCTAGGGGTATAAATTTTAAAAATATTGATTTTAACATTTCTAATGCAACAACTTTTAAAATTGTTATTGATGAGGAGGAAAATAAAAAATATATATATCCTTCATTTAACGTTATTGATTCACTTGGGGAGACAGTTGCAAATTCAATTGTTAATGCAAGAAATGATAGACAAATAGTAACTTTAGAAGATTTAAAAAGAAGAACTCAAGTCACACAAACTCAAATTGAAATATTTAAAAAATTAAATATTTTAAATAGTTTAAGAAATGACGACCAATTATCATTCGATTTTTAG